A stretch of the uncultured Desulfobacter sp. genome encodes the following:
- a CDS encoding TolC family protein, with product MTRKSACRQFVLLLSLFTLSACVSSSNSDYGAKVVQEQAKIAQWSNLDGAQPITILGDLIQSDDLDGLVEKGLTANPGLAQTLLTLKIRQAEYRKAQGARLPEVSAGYSALKEEEQDNVYTGTATVSWELDLWRKLADSAKAASKDVQEQQMLYQSARDTLAAEIMTGWLELTSAKKNISIEQKRIDVLEKTENYTRQRYRSGLGTLEDLDTAGTATASARATLEEYKETLAQQQRSLATLLGDPNADISVSEEYTDVIVPLADLPEQTLQRRPDLKAAFLAIESADLNADVAYKDLLPSISLEASLEDIASTPGSALFTSPVWSLLGQLTAPLFQGGQLKAQAEIADLETAQAFEAYRETLYTAVQEIEDAISLERSLKKQQAHIENALAMAQDTLVQYQKSYRQGLSDMLDLLTVQTQTFDLAIQLNTLKYERLANRVTLGLALGIGAK from the coding sequence ATGACACGTAAATCGGCATGTAGACAATTTGTGCTCCTGCTTAGCCTGTTCACCCTTTCGGCCTGTGTATCCAGTTCAAACTCGGATTATGGGGCCAAGGTTGTGCAGGAACAAGCGAAAATAGCACAATGGAGCAATCTTGACGGCGCACAGCCCATCACCATCCTGGGAGATCTGATTCAGTCCGATGACCTTGACGGTTTGGTGGAAAAGGGGCTTACGGCCAACCCCGGTCTTGCCCAGACCCTTTTAACCTTAAAAATTCGTCAGGCTGAATATCGTAAGGCCCAAGGCGCGCGACTGCCCGAGGTATCTGCAGGCTATTCAGCCCTCAAGGAAGAGGAGCAGGACAATGTATACACAGGGACCGCCACGGTGAGCTGGGAACTGGACTTATGGCGCAAGCTTGCTGACAGTGCAAAAGCTGCCTCAAAGGATGTTCAAGAACAGCAGATGCTTTACCAGTCCGCCCGGGATACCCTGGCCGCAGAAATCATGACCGGATGGCTGGAACTTACATCGGCAAAGAAAAATATCTCCATTGAGCAGAAGCGGATTGATGTGCTCGAAAAAACTGAAAATTACACCAGACAGCGGTACCGCAGCGGGCTGGGCACCCTGGAGGATCTGGACACGGCCGGAACTGCCACGGCTTCGGCCAGGGCCACTCTGGAAGAATATAAAGAGACCCTGGCCCAGCAGCAGCGTTCCCTTGCCACCCTTTTGGGTGATCCTAATGCCGACATCTCCGTGTCCGAAGAATATACCGATGTGATCGTGCCGTTGGCAGATCTTCCCGAGCAGACCCTGCAGCGCAGGCCGGACCTGAAAGCCGCTTTTCTGGCTATTGAATCAGCCGATTTAAATGCGGATGTGGCATACAAGGACCTTTTGCCCAGCATCAGTCTTGAAGCGTCCCTTGAGGACATTGCGTCAACTCCGGGTTCTGCCTTGTTTACAAGTCCTGTATGGTCGCTTTTGGGGCAGCTCACAGCGCCTTTGTTCCAGGGCGGACAACTCAAAGCCCAGGCCGAGATTGCCGATCTTGAAACCGCCCAGGCCTTTGAAGCGTATCGGGAAACCCTGTATACGGCTGTCCAGGAAATTGAAGACGCAATAAGCCTTGAACGATCTTTAAAAAAACAGCAGGCCCACATTGAAAACGCCCTTGCTATGGCCCAAGACACCCTGGTTCAATATCAAAAAAGTTACCGTCAGGGCCTTTCGGATATGCTGGATCTGCTTACGGTCCAGACCCAGACTTTTGATCTTGCCATTCAACTGAATACCCTTAAATATGAACGCCTGGCCAACCGGGTTACCCTCGGGCTGGCATTGGGCATTGGAGCAAAATAA
- a CDS encoding efflux RND transporter periplasmic adaptor subunit, which produces MIRRISQIVIFGVAVVLLTGLIFYIKGAVKAQANMPVPEKEEVSRHPEVSVTSVSTGSYNAQITGYGSVSPHFELTLTARVAGQITTLSNTFETGKLVKKGEVIARLDNTEYKDALAQAQKDLSDAKLTLLEEERQALQAKTEWESSGLTGNPDSKLVLHEPQVAAAKAAVTAAQAAVETARADLSYTRITAPFDALVVARSVAPGSYVQEGTTIATLYSTDRAEITVSLSANQWSGLPDMETLNNGKWPVTLVHAQTGDQWSGYILRASRQADENSRQRSVIVALDHPLDSETPLLFGAFVTVNIQGPPMSGLWELPGSAFSQKGEIWYVKKDNTLASFTTEPVFSHGESIYVAPPKEIAGSAQKVLIHPLNHYLDDMAITPVEENIHE; this is translated from the coding sequence ATGATTAGACGTATTTCCCAGATCGTGATTTTTGGGGTTGCCGTTGTCCTTCTGACCGGCCTTATTTTTTATATTAAAGGTGCCGTCAAGGCCCAGGCCAATATGCCGGTCCCGGAAAAAGAAGAGGTCAGCCGGCATCCTGAAGTGTCTGTTACATCGGTATCCACCGGCAGTTATAATGCACAGATTACAGGATACGGCAGTGTCTCTCCCCATTTTGAATTGACCCTTACTGCCCGGGTGGCCGGTCAGATTACAACACTTTCCAACACATTTGAAACCGGAAAACTGGTTAAAAAGGGCGAGGTGATTGCCCGGCTGGATAACACTGAATATAAAGATGCCCTTGCCCAGGCCCAGAAGGATCTGTCCGACGCCAAACTGACCCTGCTTGAAGAAGAGCGGCAAGCCTTGCAGGCAAAGACGGAGTGGGAATCTTCCGGACTCACCGGAAACCCTGATTCAAAACTGGTGTTGCATGAACCCCAGGTGGCGGCTGCCAAAGCGGCAGTGACCGCAGCCCAGGCTGCCGTGGAAACTGCCAGAGCAGATCTATCCTACACCCGGATCACCGCGCCCTTTGACGCCCTTGTGGTGGCCCGCAGCGTGGCACCGGGAAGCTATGTCCAGGAAGGGACCACCATTGCCACCCTTTACAGCACAGACCGGGCTGAGATCACCGTCTCCTTGTCTGCCAACCAATGGTCCGGTCTACCGGATATGGAGACCCTGAATAATGGCAAGTGGCCGGTGACCCTTGTTCATGCCCAGACCGGCGATCAATGGTCCGGCTACATTCTGCGGGCATCTCGCCAGGCGGATGAAAATTCTCGTCAACGAAGTGTGATCGTGGCGTTGGACCACCCCTTGGATTCTGAGACACCGCTTCTTTTCGGCGCCTTTGTTACCGTAAACATCCAAGGTCCGCCCATGTCCGGCCTGTGGGAGCTTCCCGGTTCGGCCTTCAGCCAGAAGGGTGAAATCTGGTATGTGAAAAAGGACAATACCCTGGCCTCTTTTACCACGGAGCCTGTGTTCAGCCATGGGGAGTCCATTTATGTGGCACCGCCAAAAGAGATTGCAGGCTCAGCCCAGAAAGTGCTTATCCATCCGTTAAACCATTACCTGGATGATATGGCGATTACCCCGGTGGAGGAGAATATCCATGAGTAG
- a CDS encoding response regulator transcription factor: MLNVLLVEDDFDLAETVIDYLAIESISCDYASNGVAGQKLLADNAYDVVLLDLNLPRLDGLTLCRELRSAGNDTPVLMLTARDRLDDKVDGFKAGTDDYLVKPFELRELVVRIHALARRRSGQVQLLTCADLEMNLKEDAVTRAGRNIKLSPIARQILETLLRAAPETVPKQKLIDAVWGDDPPDSNSLKVHMHHLRKAVDDGFDLPLIHTIPGRGFSIKEGEGD, encoded by the coding sequence GTGCTGAACGTGCTTTTAGTGGAGGATGATTTTGATCTGGCCGAAACTGTGATTGACTACCTGGCCATTGAATCCATCTCCTGCGACTATGCAAGCAACGGGGTGGCTGGCCAAAAGCTTCTGGCGGATAATGCTTATGATGTGGTGCTGCTGGACCTTAACCTGCCCCGGCTTGATGGGCTGACCCTGTGCCGGGAACTGCGTTCAGCGGGCAATGATACTCCAGTGCTTATGCTCACTGCCCGGGACCGCCTGGATGACAAGGTGGACGGGTTTAAGGCCGGGACGGACGATTATCTGGTTAAACCCTTTGAGCTTCGGGAACTGGTGGTGAGAATCCATGCCCTGGCACGGCGCAGATCCGGCCAGGTCCAGCTGCTAACTTGTGCAGACCTTGAAATGAACCTGAAAGAAGACGCGGTGACCCGGGCAGGGCGGAATATCAAACTGTCGCCCATTGCCCGGCAGATCCTGGAAACCCTTTTGCGCGCCGCCCCTGAAACCGTACCCAAGCAAAAGCTCATTGATGCCGTGTGGGGGGATGATCCCCCGGACAGTAACAGTCTTAAAGTGCATATGCATCATTTGCGAAAGGCGGTGGATGATGGGTTTGACTTGCCCTTGATCCATACCATTCCCGGACGTGGCTTTTCCATAAAAGAAGGGGAAGGGGATTAA
- a CDS encoding efflux RND transporter permease subunit, whose protein sequence is MSSKMRGIIPWFAQNSVAANLLLILIVSLGLMQMGKLRKEAFPSLSPNSLTVSVTYDSGSAQQSEEGLAIKIEEELEDVLGIKTITSSSTTTGTCVTIEMKDDYDLDTLLRDVKAKVDAISNFPTDADKPVIEKAEREEHALWLQLYGEVGRHTLQTLAEELKDDLLSNSEVNRVEISGDLGPMISVEIDEAQLQSYGLSLSDVEDAINNESGSSRTAVLRDKNLYLQLQASEQAYLKEDFSSIPLLTLDDGSQIRLGDVAKIDDTFDDETPVLSRFNGHTSIALQVITTGQDDISRTVAGAKKVVGQFRKSGSLPNNVTLTSWYDRSTTIIERLELLAENALTGFLIVFVLLAMFLNLTVAFWVAMGLPFIFFGTLYFMGDSFAGLSLNEFTTFGFIMALGIVVDDAVVIGESIYTLRSKDGDTIENTIRGTQAVAVPTLFGVFTTVAAFYAISQVSGHMGELYSQFAIVVTICLVLSVIESKLILPSHLAHLNTRQTPGKNPIKRGWMRVQKITDQSLNQVNERIYGPLIKIALHHRYAVLVVFAGIFIFVLSMPFTGMVRMSFFPDIPGDTVRAELTMKNDASYGQTHTALALLESKAHEADRELRHAKDDENSAIAYLQVLSEADQSGSVKLQLTADAPYDINTFTRKWRELSGSPEGTKTLSVQNAPAMVDALRIELRSSDDTVLTLAGDTIKSQLSTMPAVSGIEDNLEPGQPQLFMELTAQGRALGFTTDMLAEQVLQAFSGQVVQRFQRSVDEVEVKVRYPEGARKSVSDVLNADVRTSDGTVLPLTSVAKVTYGYTRDTITRIDGKRAVYISADVDKDIMSSTELVAQLKKQLVPKLKQQYSSLDIEFSGEAQEQAETETSMVNMFILALFIIYFLLAIPLKSYMQPFLIMTAIPFGIVGAVLGHWLNDLSLGILSLNGIIALAGVVVNDSLLLVSTFNDLQRSGDTSLLETVSWAGKSRLRAVLLTSFTTVAGLLPLLYETSHQAQFLIPAAVSLAYGIMFATVITLVLIPVLLVVHHDIGRVLNWCWWWINPFAERKEMC, encoded by the coding sequence ATGAGTAGTAAAATGCGGGGGATCATCCCCTGGTTTGCCCAGAATTCCGTGGCAGCCAATCTGCTGTTGATCCTTATTGTTTCCTTGGGACTGATGCAGATGGGAAAATTGAGGAAAGAAGCGTTTCCAAGTCTTTCCCCCAACAGCCTGACGGTTTCGGTTACCTATGACTCGGGTTCTGCCCAGCAGTCCGAGGAAGGCCTTGCCATAAAAATAGAAGAAGAACTTGAGGATGTGCTGGGCATCAAAACCATCACCAGTTCTTCCACCACCACCGGCACCTGCGTGACCATAGAGATGAAGGATGATTATGATCTGGACACCTTGCTGCGCGATGTCAAGGCAAAAGTGGATGCGATATCCAACTTCCCGACGGATGCGGACAAACCGGTCATTGAAAAGGCGGAACGTGAGGAGCATGCGCTGTGGCTCCAGCTTTACGGGGAGGTGGGACGCCATACCCTGCAGACCCTGGCCGAAGAACTTAAAGATGATCTTCTCTCCAATAGTGAGGTGAACCGGGTGGAGATCTCCGGCGATCTTGGTCCTATGATCAGTGTTGAGATTGACGAAGCCCAGCTCCAGTCATATGGATTGTCCCTGTCTGATGTGGAAGATGCCATCAACAATGAATCGGGAAGTTCGCGCACAGCCGTGCTGCGGGATAAAAATCTTTATCTGCAACTCCAGGCCTCGGAACAGGCCTATTTAAAAGAGGATTTTTCGTCGATTCCGCTGCTTACCCTTGACGACGGCAGTCAGATTCGTTTGGGTGATGTGGCAAAAATTGACGATACCTTTGATGATGAAACCCCTGTGCTATCCCGTTTCAACGGCCATACCAGCATTGCCCTACAGGTGATTACCACGGGCCAGGATGATATCTCAAGGACCGTGGCCGGGGCCAAAAAGGTGGTGGGGCAATTCCGGAAAAGCGGCAGCCTGCCGAACAATGTGACGCTGACCTCCTGGTATGACCGATCTACCACGATCATTGAGCGCCTGGAGCTTCTGGCTGAAAACGCCTTGACCGGTTTTCTAATCGTGTTTGTTCTGCTGGCCATGTTTCTCAATCTCACCGTGGCGTTCTGGGTGGCCATGGGGCTGCCTTTTATTTTTTTCGGCACACTCTATTTCATGGGGGACAGTTTCGCAGGACTTTCGTTGAACGAATTCACCACCTTCGGGTTTATCATGGCGCTGGGTATCGTGGTGGATGATGCCGTGGTGATCGGCGAAAGTATCTATACTTTGCGATCCAAGGACGGTGACACCATTGAAAACACCATCCGGGGCACCCAGGCCGTGGCCGTGCCCACCTTGTTTGGTGTATTCACCACGGTGGCGGCATTTTATGCGATTTCCCAGGTCAGCGGCCACATGGGTGAATTGTACTCCCAGTTCGCCATTGTCGTCACCATTTGTCTGGTGCTGTCGGTCATTGAATCCAAATTGATCCTGCCCTCCCATCTGGCCCATCTCAACACACGCCAGACGCCTGGAAAGAATCCAATAAAACGAGGCTGGATGCGGGTGCAAAAGATCACCGACCAGAGTTTGAATCAAGTGAATGAACGCATTTACGGGCCGTTGATCAAGATCGCTCTTCACCACCGTTATGCCGTACTGGTGGTGTTTGCCGGTATTTTTATTTTTGTCCTTTCCATGCCGTTTACAGGTATGGTTCGCATGAGTTTTTTCCCGGATATTCCCGGCGATACGGTGCGGGCGGAACTGACCATGAAGAATGATGCCAGTTACGGCCAAACCCATACCGCCTTGGCGCTTCTGGAATCAAAGGCCCATGAGGCGGACCGGGAGCTGCGACATGCCAAAGATGATGAAAACTCTGCCATTGCATATCTGCAGGTGCTTTCCGAAGCAGACCAGTCCGGGTCTGTGAAGTTGCAGCTGACAGCGGATGCTCCCTATGATATCAACACGTTTACCCGCAAGTGGCGGGAGTTGTCAGGCTCACCCGAGGGTACAAAAACCCTGAGCGTTCAAAATGCACCGGCCATGGTTGATGCCCTTCGCATTGAACTGCGATCCAGTGATGATACGGTACTCACCCTGGCCGGCGATACTATTAAGTCGCAATTATCCACCATGCCTGCGGTGAGCGGTATTGAAGATAACCTGGAACCGGGCCAACCCCAGCTTTTCATGGAACTAACCGCCCAGGGCAGGGCGTTAGGCTTTACCACGGATATGCTGGCCGAACAGGTTCTCCAGGCCTTTTCCGGTCAGGTGGTCCAGCGGTTCCAGCGTTCCGTGGATGAGGTGGAGGTGAAGGTGCGCTATCCCGAAGGCGCCAGAAAAAGTGTCAGCGATGTACTCAATGCCGATGTCAGAACGTCCGACGGTACTGTACTGCCCCTGACCAGTGTGGCCAAGGTGACTTACGGGTATACCCGGGACACCATCACCCGCATAGACGGCAAACGGGCGGTGTATATCTCAGCAGACGTGGACAAGGATATCATGTCTTCCACGGAACTGGTGGCACAGCTTAAAAAGCAGCTGGTGCCCAAACTCAAACAGCAATACTCCAGTCTGGATATCGAATTTTCCGGTGAAGCCCAGGAGCAGGCTGAGACCGAAACCTCCATGGTGAATATGTTTATCCTGGCTTTGTTTATTATCTATTTTCTGCTGGCCATTCCGTTGAAGTCCTACATGCAACCCTTTTTAATCATGACGGCAATCCCTTTTGGTATTGTGGGGGCGGTTTTAGGGCACTGGCTAAACGATCTCTCCTTGGGGATTTTATCCCTTAATGGTATCATTGCCCTGGCTGGTGTGGTGGTTAATGACAGTCTGCTTTTGGTCTCCACATTTAATGATCTTCAAAGAAGTGGCGACACCTCATTGCTTGAAACGGTGAGCTGGGCTGGAAAAAGCCGTTTAAGAGCGGTTCTTTTAACCTCTTTTACCACGGTGGCAGGACTTTTGCCGCTGTTGTATGAAACTTCGCATCAGGCCCAGTTTTTGATTCCGGCGGCCGTGTCCCTGGCCTATGGTATTATGTTTGCTACGGTGATCACTTTAGTTTTGATCCCGGTGCTTCTGGTGGTCCACCATGATATCGGCAGGGTATTAAACTGGTGTTGGTGGTGGATAAACCCGTTTGCTGAAAGGAAAGAGATGTGCTGA
- a CDS encoding HAMP domain-containing sensor histidine kinase — protein MKMSISLKWFVILSFLMMAAVLIIGYSVLSVRFFFKGMDNIIAGNMVHVLESYIKTTPEDQRDNLTRFSGFMIAKQWGQMPESIKQLMDCPQTPGKLLVRKEDSWFGKPKNVVFAMSLQLGNEMYYVVHLPSPHKTSPLIGNGGKENKRMLFGISLLTAMGISVLIWMLLKQVERPVKSLGQWAHGLDADQLKAPAPDFIYPELNELARLIQKSLSSVQESLDREHKFLRHASHELRTPISVIRSNVELLKKLNESDLDITGTDPDKIARQTRQKNKIIARVDRASLTMKHLTQTLLWLGQDEQVQLPVSDMDLEQLVLELTEEAKYLLRDKDVQVVLDTMPSVITLAQVPARIVTGNLIRNAFQHTWRGQVRIFQNETCVQIINHIPDEDDTGRDLGFGLGLQLTRQLCDRLGWAYTSREEDGLHRACIVFS, from the coding sequence ATGAAAATGTCCATCAGCCTTAAATGGTTTGTGATTCTCTCTTTTTTAATGATGGCTGCGGTTTTGATTATTGGTTACTCGGTATTAAGCGTGAGATTCTTTTTTAAAGGCATGGACAATATTATTGCCGGGAATATGGTCCATGTGCTTGAAAGTTACATTAAAACAACACCCGAAGATCAGCGGGACAACCTGACACGTTTCAGCGGTTTCATGATTGCAAAACAGTGGGGGCAGATGCCGGAGAGTATAAAGCAGCTAATGGATTGCCCACAAACGCCGGGAAAGCTTTTGGTTCGCAAGGAGGATTCATGGTTTGGTAAGCCTAAGAACGTCGTTTTTGCCATGTCTCTTCAGCTGGGCAACGAGATGTATTATGTCGTACATCTACCTTCACCTCACAAAACTTCCCCCCTGATCGGGAATGGGGGTAAAGAAAATAAGCGTATGCTGTTTGGGATCAGTTTGCTGACAGCGATGGGGATCTCCGTGTTGATCTGGATGCTCTTGAAACAGGTGGAACGTCCGGTAAAGTCTTTAGGGCAGTGGGCCCATGGACTGGACGCGGATCAGCTTAAAGCACCAGCCCCCGATTTCATTTATCCTGAACTCAATGAGCTGGCCCGGCTCATTCAAAAGAGCCTGTCATCCGTCCAGGAGAGCCTGGACAGGGAGCACAAATTTCTGCGCCACGCCAGCCATGAGCTTCGTACGCCTATCAGTGTAATCAGAAGTAATGTTGAACTGCTTAAAAAGTTGAATGAAAGCGATTTAGATATCACCGGCACAGATCCGGATAAAATTGCGCGCCAGACCCGGCAAAAAAATAAAATCATAGCCCGTGTGGATCGAGCCAGTCTTACCATGAAGCATCTGACCCAGACCCTTTTGTGGCTGGGCCAGGATGAACAGGTTCAGTTGCCGGTTTCGGATATGGATCTTGAACAGCTTGTTCTGGAATTGACCGAAGAGGCTAAATATCTGCTCAGGGATAAGGATGTTCAAGTTGTTCTGGATACTATGCCTTCTGTGATAACCCTGGCCCAGGTGCCTGCGCGTATTGTAACCGGCAATCTGATCCGTAATGCGTTTCAGCACACCTGGCGCGGTCAGGTCCGGATTTTTCAGAACGAAACCTGTGTTCAAATTATCAATCATATCCCCGACGAAGATGACACGGGCAGGGATCTGGGGTTCGGGCTGGGCCTGCAACTGACCCGACAGTTGTGCGACAGGCTTGGCTGGGCCTATACCAGCAGGGAAGAAGACGGGCTGCACCGGGCCTGTATTGTTTTTAGCTGA
- a CDS encoding GTP-binding protein has product MPETDPACGLDTLLPPSVVNAPELVGYELARAVLIRSTYIPGIRHRLGWRGIHEAITSGLPPGSLTAKVNDMPGVFSFFPVDPGPGHTARFLLSYYPAPQEPLVEKYSIEAGILAMAPDYMEKVRNFVDHTDFAGRFHIGLIECLKSDHGIFISFQAVHRLGWIAEDGIQIVNENGPFQAVDPGDIDQDLSAFDMGMAFFRPFAASFSYTLGAAPSCFYSQKRKKEDAARVLLETDEQRLTLGYFSNGEKAGVSDWEDSFFIITWAESMPFPHPYGNELWWTPNLTGTGKSLDKKAVDSMTKPRFILLTGFLGTGKTSFLDHFIQVQTAANNFVAVIQNEIGEKGLDAALLDQTYAVTQMDEGCVCCSLAGNLRAALTDILDRYRPDFIVLETTGLANPANILSELQDLDDLFEFGSVTTLVDGSQGQRILDRFEVARDQVRLADVILINKCDLPGADLEGIEKQINKLNPVAVVHKTIHAAVHPGVLYGVNFRNPLRRPLFYMPGTHATHEDDQIETRLVTFDHPIDEMALNAAIKGGGEQILRVKGIVRFKDRPGPMVFQYAPGTWQVTPFSGETTDDYFLVFIGLNLEQYLTTKAMFA; this is encoded by the coding sequence ATGCCTGAAACAGATCCTGCATGCGGACTTGATACCCTTCTGCCGCCTTCCGTGGTGAATGCGCCGGAACTTGTCGGCTATGAACTGGCAAGGGCTGTGCTGATCCGGTCAACATATATCCCTGGTATTCGACACCGTTTAGGGTGGCGCGGAATTCACGAAGCCATCACCTCAGGGTTGCCTCCGGGCAGTCTAACGGCAAAGGTCAATGACATGCCGGGCGTCTTTTCCTTTTTCCCTGTTGACCCTGGCCCCGGTCATACAGCCCGCTTTTTATTAAGCTATTACCCGGCCCCGCAAGAGCCTTTAGTGGAAAAGTATTCCATTGAAGCGGGGATTTTGGCCATGGCCCCGGATTATATGGAAAAAGTCAGAAATTTTGTTGACCACACTGATTTTGCAGGACGCTTTCACATTGGTTTGATTGAATGTCTCAAATCAGACCATGGTATTTTTATTTCGTTTCAAGCCGTGCACCGCCTGGGCTGGATCGCTGAAGATGGGATTCAAATAGTAAATGAAAACGGTCCGTTCCAGGCTGTGGATCCCGGGGATATAGACCAGGATCTATCTGCCTTTGATATGGGGATGGCATTTTTCAGGCCGTTTGCGGCTTCCTTTTCCTACACCCTCGGTGCGGCGCCCTCCTGTTTTTATTCCCAAAAGCGGAAAAAAGAAGATGCGGCCCGAGTTCTTCTCGAAACCGATGAGCAAAGATTAACACTTGGCTATTTCAGCAACGGAGAAAAAGCCGGTGTGTCGGACTGGGAGGATTCGTTCTTCATTATCACCTGGGCCGAATCAATGCCTTTTCCCCACCCCTATGGAAATGAGCTGTGGTGGACCCCGAATCTGACCGGAACCGGCAAGAGCCTGGACAAAAAAGCTGTGGATAGCATGACCAAACCCCGGTTTATTCTGTTGACGGGGTTTCTTGGCACGGGAAAAACCAGTTTTTTGGACCATTTTATCCAGGTCCAGACCGCAGCCAACAATTTTGTGGCGGTGATACAAAATGAGATTGGGGAAAAGGGGCTGGATGCCGCCCTGCTGGACCAGACCTATGCCGTTACCCAGATGGATGAAGGCTGTGTCTGCTGTTCCCTGGCAGGCAATCTCCGGGCCGCGCTTACCGACATTTTGGACCGGTACCGGCCCGATTTTATTGTGCTTGAGACCACAGGACTTGCAAACCCTGCCAATATTCTTTCAGAACTCCAGGATCTTGACGATCTGTTTGAATTCGGTTCCGTCACCACCCTTGTGGACGGCTCTCAAGGCCAACGCATCCTGGACCGCTTCGAGGTGGCAAGGGATCAGGTGCGGCTGGCAGATGTGATTCTTATCAATAAATGTGATCTGCCGGGAGCAGACCTTGAAGGCATTGAAAAACAGATTAATAAGTTGAATCCGGTGGCAGTGGTGCACAAGACCATCCATGCTGCGGTCCATCCCGGCGTGCTTTATGGCGTTAATTTTCGCAACCCCCTGAGACGGCCCCTCTTTTACATGCCGGGCACCCATGCCACCCATGAAGACGATCAAATAGAGACCCGGCTTGTTACCTTTGATCACCCCATCGATGAGATGGCTCTCAATGCCGCAATCAAGGGGGGCGGGGAGCAGATTCTCCGGGTTAAAGGCATTGTCCGGTTTAAAGACCGTCCCGGACCGATGGTCTTTCAGTATGCTCCGGGCACCTGGCAGGTTACGCCTTTTTCCGGAGAAACGACGGATGACTATTTCCTGGTTTTTATCGGCCTGAACCTTGAACAATACTTAACCACAAAGGCAATGTTTGCATAA
- the ltrA gene encoding group II intron reverse transcriptase/maturase has translation MEEVKPFGISKHVVWDAYMQVKANKGAAGVDDESISVFEEHLKDNLYKIWNRMSSGSYFPPPVKVVEIPKKNGGTRILGVPTVSDRIAQMVAKMYFEPKVEPYFHPDSYGYRPGKSAIDAVAVTRQRCWRYNWLLEFDIKGLFDNIDHNLLMRAVKTHTDCKWLLLYIKRWLTAPFQLEDGRRTERRSGTPQGGVISPVLSNLFLHYVFDKWMERNHPQSPWARYADDAVTHCRTREEAEDLLKQLHERFNECGLELHPDKTKIVYCKDDDRRMEHQEIKFDFLGYTFRPRRSKNRYGKFFINFTPGVSNKAVKAMRNKIRNWRIHLKPDKSIDDISRMFNPVIRGWINYYGRFYKSALYPVLKHMNRALVNWARRKYKRLARHRRRAEHWLGRIARRQPGLFSHWRMGILPSVG, from the coding sequence ATGGAAGAAGTAAAACCATTTGGAATTTCAAAGCATGTTGTCTGGGATGCCTACATGCAGGTAAAAGCGAATAAAGGGGCAGCCGGGGTCGATGACGAATCCATATCGGTCTTTGAAGAGCATCTGAAGGATAATCTTTATAAGATCTGGAATCGTATGTCATCGGGAAGCTATTTTCCCCCTCCGGTCAAAGTGGTTGAAATACCGAAAAAGAACGGAGGAACAAGAATCCTCGGGGTCCCGACCGTATCAGATCGAATTGCGCAGATGGTTGCCAAGATGTACTTTGAGCCCAAGGTGGAACCGTATTTTCACCCGGACTCATACGGATACAGACCTGGCAAATCCGCAATTGATGCAGTGGCGGTAACTCGCCAGCGTTGCTGGCGGTATAATTGGCTGCTGGAGTTTGACATCAAAGGCCTGTTTGACAATATCGATCATAATCTGCTGATGCGTGCGGTCAAAACACATACCGACTGTAAATGGTTGCTGCTGTATATTAAGCGATGGCTTACAGCACCATTTCAACTGGAAGACGGACGGAGAACAGAGCGTCGATCCGGAACACCGCAAGGTGGTGTGATCAGCCCTGTTTTATCAAATCTGTTTCTGCATTATGTGTTTGACAAATGGATGGAGCGTAACCATCCGCAAAGTCCTTGGGCTCGCTACGCAGACGATGCCGTGACGCATTGCCGAACAAGGGAAGAAGCAGAAGACTTACTGAAACAGTTGCATGAGCGTTTCAATGAATGTGGCCTTGAGCTGCATCCGGATAAAACGAAAATTGTTTATTGTAAAGACGATGACCGAAGAATGGAACATCAGGAAATCAAGTTTGATTTCCTTGGGTATACTTTCCGCCCGAGGCGGTCAAAGAATCGATATGGTAAGTTTTTCATCAACTTCACACCCGGTGTCAGTAATAAAGCTGTAAAAGCAATGCGCAACAAGATACGTAACTGGCGGATTCATCTGAAACCGGACAAGTCGATTGATGACATCTCTCGAATGTTTAATCCGGTGATCCGCGGATGGATCAATTATTATGGTCGCTTTTACAAGTCGGCATTGTATCCTGTCCTCAAACACATGAATCGTGCCCTGGTCAATTGGGCACGGAGGAAATACAAAAGGCTGGCTCGTCATCGACGCCGTGCAGAACACTGGCTGGGGCGGATCGCCCGCCGTCAGCCAGGCTTGTTTTCTCACTGGCGGATGGGGATCTTGCCGTCGGTTGGATGA